Proteins encoded in a region of the Triticum dicoccoides isolate Atlit2015 ecotype Zavitan chromosome 3A, WEW_v2.0, whole genome shotgun sequence genome:
- the LOC119271095 gene encoding uncharacterized protein LOC119271095 yields the protein MTQGNKSEEPLVGCDGGILEEQEIQAEHRIRGPEMGNPVDKYFKRMNASQCALQVLLTQRWFRELDEWLDSQGSACDAYCKSLPYWCPASALCFDIKAVVNYASYNGDGEGASMAVDSCLRALDDFYKLLKQSPLSDPSTTEAMKRQIMVALGSLDSILEFVPLNRMPRSIQKVLVDVCLEQKEKTLVCEHCEKPGLTEDESDEWRQWGSDSGDESDEWQQGSSDSEDESDEWQRVGPDLDDSLETLGKKQAQVLDRRSGHSCWLYFVCCVLVVVAARALSHPTLMS from the exons GAAACAAGTCTGAAGAACCACTCGTTGGATGTGATGGAGGAATCTTGGAAGAACAGGAAATTCAAGCCGAGCACAGGATAAGAG GGCCTGAGATGGGCAATCCAGTGGACAAATACTTTAAGAG GATGAATGCTTCACAGTGTGCTCTGCAAGTGCTGTTGACTCAACGCTGGTTCAGGGAACTTG ATGAATGGTTGGATTCTCAGGGATCAGCTTGCGATGCATACTGCAAATCACTACCTTACTGGTGTCCAGCATCAGCTCTGTGTTTTGATATTAAGGCA GTGGTAAACTATGCTTCCTATAATGGTGATGGAGAAGGTGCTTCCATGGCTGTAGATTCCTGCTTACG AGCTTTGGACGATTTCTATAAACTACTGAAGCAGTCACCTCTGAGTGATCCATCAACAACTGAAGCCATGAAGCGTCAAATCATGGTTGCCCTTGGCTCTCTAGACAG CATCTTGGAATTTGTACCGCTAAACCGTATGCCAAGGAGCATACAGAAGGTGCTTGTAGATGTCTGCCTGGAACAAAAAGAAAAAACACTAGTATGTGAACACTGCGAGAAGCCAGGCCTTACAGAGGATGAATCTGACGAATGGCGGCAATGGGGATCAGACTCGGGGGACGAATCGGATGAATGGCAGCAAGGGTCATCCGACtcggaggatgaatctgatgaatggCAGCGAGTGGGACCTGACTTGGATGACTCCCTAGAGACCCTCGGGAAGAAGCAGGCACAGGTTCTGGATCGCCGGTCGGGGCACTCGTGTTGGCTGTATTTTGTTTGCTGCGTATTGGTAGTGGTGGCCGCAAGAGCGTTGAGCCATCCCACTTTAATGTCATAG